The Streptomyces cynarae genome contains a region encoding:
- a CDS encoding sugar phosphate isomerase/epimerase family protein yields the protein MSRIPQTDPELTHRLTRRGMLGVAAGASAAALLGAVTSPAAAATGTATDTTTGDAGRGRPVLPPGRLGIQLYSLRDKVATLGFAPVFAELERYGYDEVEFAGYTQGSAGPITLAQLRRLAKDHGLTPIGSHVGYYSSDPNAYTFAQNLTKVLDDAEALGLKHIGTASGPFRYGSTVDAWKRAAEEFNTYGAAARARGMKFYQHNHSDEFGFASDDPKVRLYDVLLAETDPDLVHLEMDIFWAYAGQFRFSKRPDGTPAPFEPLDYVLKQPHRYPLFHVKDGVSDPSNQFGYRMTDVGDGDIDYQRFISAVTRLRGERLAHHWQAEHDNPAESFTFARRSSAYLHSLRERC from the coding sequence ATGAGCCGCATCCCGCAGACCGACCCCGAACTCACCCACCGCCTCACCAGACGAGGCATGCTCGGCGTGGCCGCCGGCGCCTCCGCCGCCGCGCTGCTGGGCGCCGTCACGTCCCCCGCCGCCGCGGCCACCGGGACCGCGACCGACACGACGACCGGTGACGCGGGCCGGGGCCGCCCCGTCCTGCCGCCCGGCCGGCTCGGCATCCAGCTCTACAGCCTGCGCGACAAGGTCGCCACGCTCGGCTTCGCGCCCGTCTTCGCCGAACTGGAGAGGTACGGCTACGACGAGGTCGAGTTCGCCGGCTACACCCAGGGCTCGGCGGGCCCGATCACCCTCGCCCAGCTGAGGCGGCTGGCGAAGGACCACGGGCTGACCCCGATCGGCAGCCACGTCGGCTACTACTCCAGCGACCCGAACGCGTACACCTTCGCCCAGAACCTCACCAAGGTCCTCGACGACGCCGAGGCCCTGGGGCTCAAGCACATCGGTACCGCGTCGGGCCCGTTCCGCTACGGCTCGACCGTCGACGCCTGGAAGCGCGCCGCCGAGGAGTTCAACACCTACGGCGCGGCGGCCAGGGCGCGCGGCATGAAGTTCTACCAGCACAACCACTCGGACGAGTTCGGCTTCGCGAGCGACGACCCCAAGGTCCGGCTCTACGACGTCCTGCTCGCCGAGACCGACCCCGACCTCGTCCACCTGGAGATGGACATCTTCTGGGCGTACGCGGGCCAGTTCCGCTTCTCCAAGCGCCCCGACGGCACTCCCGCCCCCTTCGAGCCGCTGGACTACGTACTGAAGCAGCCCCACCGGTACCCGCTGTTCCACGTGAAGGACGGTGTGAGCGACCCCTCGAACCAGTTCGGCTATCGCATGACGGACGTCGGAGACGGGGACATCGACTACCAGCGGTTCATCTCGGCCGTGACCCGGCTGCGCGGCGAGCGACTCGCCCACCACTGGCAGGCGGAACACGACAACCCGGCCGAGTCGTTCACGTTCGCGCGCCGTTCCAGCGCGTACCTGCACTCCTTGAGGGAAAGGTGCTGA
- a CDS encoding OFA family MFS transporter translates to MTADPMATNSSSAGSGTAHHPYREVTDAHGRVYRVGETDRDILGHSRKLMVYLPWISMMAISVSEYAYGSAEDTLSTAHGWTQSNTFWILSVWVFFQAGIAFPAGWLRERGILTARRAMYTGSVMCLLGFLALSHLHNVLLAILGFGVVGGIGSGLIYATCINMVGKWFPERRGARTGFVNGGFAYGSLPFIFIFNYAFDTGNYNEVLDLIGVYVLIVVACCAWFFQDPPKNWWPADVDPLSHSGSTRSAASLAKNPPAVRQYTPKEAIRTGMLPLMWVTVVMTAGVSIFGISFQVDFAKEIGFGPLVAASSMGVMAVINGVGRAVVGWLSDVWGRKTSLVFVIVVLGLAQFGVIWAGDMKNEWLFLFFAFLSGFGGGAFYPMFAALTPDYFGENYNATNYGLVYSGKLVSGLFGGGLGSMVVGAWGYNGAYALAGGVSMVAAALALLLRQPGRGGKGVPETAPQKAG, encoded by the coding sequence ATGACGGCAGACCCCATGGCAACGAACAGTTCGTCGGCCGGATCCGGCACCGCGCACCACCCCTACCGGGAGGTGACCGATGCGCATGGCCGCGTCTACCGTGTCGGCGAGACGGACCGGGACATACTAGGTCACTCGCGCAAGCTCATGGTGTACCTCCCGTGGATCTCCATGATGGCCATCAGCGTCTCCGAGTACGCCTACGGCTCCGCGGAGGACACCCTTTCCACAGCCCACGGCTGGACGCAGAGCAACACCTTCTGGATCCTCAGCGTCTGGGTCTTCTTCCAGGCGGGCATCGCCTTTCCGGCAGGCTGGCTGCGCGAACGGGGGATCCTCACCGCCCGCAGGGCCATGTACACCGGCTCGGTGATGTGCCTCCTCGGCTTCCTGGCGCTGTCGCACCTGCACAACGTGCTGCTGGCCATCCTCGGCTTCGGCGTCGTGGGCGGCATCGGCTCCGGGCTGATCTACGCGACGTGCATCAACATGGTCGGCAAGTGGTTCCCGGAGCGGCGTGGCGCGAGGACGGGCTTCGTCAACGGTGGCTTCGCCTACGGCTCGCTGCCGTTCATCTTCATCTTCAACTACGCCTTCGACACCGGCAACTACAACGAGGTGCTGGACCTCATCGGCGTCTACGTGCTGATCGTGGTCGCCTGCTGTGCCTGGTTCTTCCAAGACCCGCCGAAGAACTGGTGGCCGGCCGACGTCGATCCGCTGTCGCACTCCGGGAGCACCAGGAGCGCCGCGAGCCTGGCCAAGAACCCCCCGGCGGTGCGTCAGTACACGCCCAAGGAGGCCATCAGGACCGGCATGCTGCCGCTGATGTGGGTGACGGTCGTGATGACCGCCGGAGTCTCGATCTTCGGGATCTCCTTCCAGGTCGACTTCGCCAAGGAGATCGGCTTCGGGCCGCTGGTCGCGGCCTCGTCCATGGGCGTCATGGCCGTCATCAACGGCGTCGGCCGCGCGGTGGTGGGCTGGCTTTCCGACGTGTGGGGCCGCAAGACGTCCCTGGTCTTCGTGATCGTGGTGCTCGGGCTCGCCCAGTTCGGCGTCATCTGGGCCGGCGACATGAAGAACGAGTGGCTGTTCCTGTTCTTCGCCTTCCTCTCCGGCTTCGGCGGCGGCGCGTTCTACCCCATGTTCGCCGCCCTGACCCCGGACTACTTCGGCGAGAACTACAACGCCACCAACTACGGGCTCGTCTACAGCGGCAAGCTGGTCAGCGGCCTGTTCGGCGGCGGTCTCGGCTCCATGGTGGTGGGTGCGTGGGGCTACAACGGCGCCTACGCGCTGGCCGGCGGCGTCTCCATGGTCGCGGCGGCACTGGCGCTGTTGCTGCGGCAGCCCGGGCGCGGCGGCAAGGGTGTGCCGGAGACCGCGCCGCAGAAGGCGGGCTGA
- a CDS encoding acetate--CoA ligase family protein gives MAEDRALMVRSLLDSVRAEGRTALTAPEGKVIADAYGIAVPGEELARDVDEAVAYAARFGGPVVMKIVSPDILHKTDAGGVVVGVEGAADVRAAFHRIVENARAYAPDARIEGVQVQELLPEGQEVIVGAVTDPTFGKVVAFGLGGVLVEVLKDVTFRLAPVDADEALSMLDSIRSAEILRGVRGRPGVDRWAIAEQIRRVSRLVADFPEIAEVDLNPVIATPDGAVAADIRVILSDAPVKERRRYTREEILASMRRLMQPSAVAVIGASNEHGKIGNSVMRNLIDGGFSGEIHPVNPKADDILGRKAYKSVTDVPGEVDVAVFAIPAKFVASALEEVGRKRIPNAVLIPSGFAETGEHALQAEIVAIAERYGIRLLGPNIYGYYSTWQDLCATFCTPYDVKGGVALTSQSGGIGMAILGFARTTKTGVSAIVGLGNKSDLDEDDLLTWFGEDPHTECIAMHLEDLKDGRAFVEAARATVPKKPVVVLKAGRTAAGARAAGSHTGALAGDDAVYDDILRQAGVIRAPGLNDMLEYARALPVLPTPKGDNVVIITGAGGSGVLLSDAVTDNGLSLMEIPPDLDTAFKKFIPPFGAAGNPVDITGGEPPSTYEATIRLGLEDPRIHALVLGYWHTIVTPPMVFAELTARVVAEFRERGIEKPVVASLAGDVEVEDACQYLFERGVVAYPYTTEKPVAVLGAKYRWARAAGLLGGGS, from the coding sequence ATGGCCGAAGACCGGGCACTGATGGTGCGGTCGCTCCTGGACTCCGTGCGGGCGGAGGGACGGACCGCGCTCACCGCACCCGAGGGCAAGGTGATCGCCGACGCCTACGGGATCGCCGTACCGGGCGAGGAACTGGCGAGGGACGTCGACGAGGCGGTGGCGTACGCGGCGCGCTTCGGCGGGCCCGTCGTGATGAAGATCGTCTCACCGGACATCCTGCACAAGACCGACGCCGGCGGTGTGGTCGTCGGCGTGGAGGGCGCGGCGGACGTACGCGCCGCGTTCCACCGGATCGTCGAGAACGCCCGCGCGTACGCCCCGGACGCCCGCATCGAGGGCGTACAGGTGCAGGAACTGCTCCCCGAGGGGCAGGAGGTGATCGTCGGGGCGGTCACCGATCCGACGTTCGGGAAGGTCGTGGCCTTCGGACTCGGCGGGGTGCTCGTCGAGGTCCTCAAGGACGTCACGTTCCGGCTGGCGCCCGTGGACGCCGACGAGGCGCTGTCCATGCTGGACTCGATCCGCTCGGCGGAGATCCTGCGCGGGGTGCGCGGCCGGCCGGGTGTGGACCGGTGGGCGATCGCCGAGCAGATCCGCCGGGTCTCCCGGCTCGTCGCGGACTTCCCGGAGATCGCCGAGGTGGACCTCAACCCGGTGATCGCCACCCCGGACGGCGCGGTCGCGGCGGACATCCGCGTGATCCTTTCGGACGCGCCCGTGAAGGAGCGCCGGCGCTACACCCGCGAGGAAATCCTCGCCTCCATGCGCCGGTTGATGCAGCCGTCCGCCGTCGCCGTGATCGGCGCCTCGAACGAGCACGGCAAGATCGGCAACTCGGTGATGCGCAACCTCATCGACGGCGGCTTCTCCGGCGAGATCCACCCGGTGAACCCCAAGGCCGATGACATCTTGGGCCGCAAGGCGTACAAGAGTGTCACCGACGTTCCCGGTGAGGTGGATGTGGCGGTCTTCGCGATCCCCGCCAAGTTCGTGGCCTCGGCCCTGGAGGAGGTGGGACGCAAGAGGATCCCCAACGCCGTACTGATCCCCTCCGGGTTCGCGGAGACCGGTGAGCACGCGCTCCAGGCCGAGATCGTGGCGATCGCCGAGCGGTACGGCATCCGGCTGCTCGGACCGAACATCTACGGCTACTACTCGACGTGGCAGGACCTGTGCGCCACGTTCTGCACGCCGTACGACGTCAAGGGCGGCGTAGCGCTGACCTCGCAGTCCGGTGGCATCGGAATGGCCATCCTGGGCTTCGCCCGCACCACCAAGACCGGAGTGTCCGCGATCGTGGGCCTCGGCAACAAGTCGGACCTCGACGAGGACGACCTGCTGACCTGGTTCGGTGAGGACCCGCACACCGAGTGCATCGCGATGCACCTGGAGGACCTCAAGGACGGGCGCGCCTTCGTGGAGGCGGCGCGGGCGACCGTCCCGAAGAAGCCGGTCGTGGTCCTGAAGGCGGGGCGCACGGCGGCGGGTGCCAGGGCCGCCGGCTCGCACACCGGGGCGCTGGCGGGCGACGACGCCGTGTACGACGACATCCTGCGGCAGGCCGGTGTGATCCGGGCGCCCGGACTGAACGACATGCTGGAGTACGCGCGCGCGTTGCCGGTGCTGCCCACCCCCAAGGGCGACAACGTCGTGATCATCACGGGTGCCGGCGGCAGCGGCGTCCTGCTGTCCGACGCGGTCACCGACAACGGTCTGTCCCTGATGGAGATCCCGCCGGACCTGGACACGGCCTTCAAGAAGTTCATCCCGCCCTTCGGTGCGGCGGGCAACCCGGTCGACATCACCGGCGGTGAGCCGCCGTCGACGTACGAGGCGACGATCCGGCTGGGGCTCGAAGACCCGCGGATCCACGCGCTCGTCCTCGGCTACTGGCACACCATCGTCACTCCCCCGATGGTCTTCGCCGAGCTCACCGCGCGCGTGGTGGCCGAATTCAGGGAGCGCGGCATCGAGAAGCCGGTGGTGGCTTCGCTCGCCGGTGACGTCGAGGTCGAGGACGCCTGCCAGTACCTGTTCGAGCGCGGGGTCGTGGCGTACCCGTACACGACCGAGAAGCCGGTGGCCGTGCTCGGCGCGAAGTACCGGTGGGCGCGGGCGGCCGGACTGTTGGGGGGCGGTTCATGA
- the frc gene encoding formyl-CoA transferase, whose amino-acid sequence MTHTPTKALDGIRVLDMTHVQSGPSATQLLAWLGADVVKLEAPTGDITRGQLRDIPDVDSLYFTMLNCNKRSITLNTKTERGKEILTELIRRSDVMVENFGPGAVDRMGFTWDRIQEINPRIVYASIKGFGDGPYTNFKAYEVVAQAMGGSMSTTGFEDGPPLATGAQIGDSGTGVHAVAGILAALFQRETTGRGQRVNVAMQHAVLNLCRVKLRDQQRLAHGPLAEYPNEDFGTEVPRSGNASGGGQPGWAVKCAPGGPNDYVYVIVQPVGWKPISELIGRPELADDPEWATPQARLPKLNKMFQLIEEWSSTLPKWEVLERLNAHNIPCGPILSTKEIIEDESLAANEMVVRVPHPERGEFVTVGSPLKLSDSRVEVRSSPLLGEHNEEVYIGELGLGDEELRLLKSNGVI is encoded by the coding sequence ATGACACACACCCCGACCAAGGCTCTCGACGGCATCCGCGTCCTGGACATGACGCACGTCCAGTCCGGGCCTTCCGCGACCCAGTTGCTCGCCTGGCTCGGAGCCGACGTCGTCAAGCTGGAGGCGCCGACCGGTGACATCACGCGGGGACAGCTGCGGGACATCCCGGACGTCGACTCCCTCTACTTCACGATGCTCAACTGCAACAAGCGGAGCATCACCCTCAACACCAAGACCGAACGCGGCAAGGAGATCCTCACCGAGCTGATCCGGCGCTCGGACGTCATGGTCGAGAACTTCGGACCGGGCGCGGTCGACCGGATGGGCTTCACCTGGGACCGCATCCAGGAGATCAATCCGCGGATCGTCTATGCCTCCATCAAGGGGTTCGGCGACGGCCCCTACACCAACTTCAAGGCGTACGAGGTCGTCGCGCAGGCCATGGGCGGGTCGATGTCGACCACCGGCTTCGAGGACGGGCCGCCGCTCGCGACAGGGGCCCAGATCGGGGACTCGGGGACGGGTGTGCACGCCGTGGCGGGAATTCTCGCGGCGCTGTTCCAGCGGGAGACGACCGGGCGCGGGCAGCGGGTGAACGTGGCCATGCAGCACGCTGTGCTCAACCTCTGCCGGGTGAAGTTGCGCGACCAGCAGCGCCTGGCCCACGGCCCGCTCGCTGAATACCCCAACGAGGACTTCGGCACGGAAGTTCCCCGCTCGGGAAACGCGTCCGGCGGCGGTCAGCCCGGCTGGGCGGTCAAGTGCGCGCCGGGCGGCCCGAACGACTACGTGTACGTCATCGTGCAGCCCGTCGGCTGGAAGCCGATCAGCGAACTCATCGGCCGGCCGGAACTCGCGGACGACCCCGAGTGGGCGACGCCTCAGGCCCGGCTGCCGAAGCTGAACAAGATGTTCCAGCTGATCGAGGAATGGTCCTCGACGTTGCCCAAATGGGAGGTCCTGGAGCGGCTGAACGCCCACAACATCCCGTGCGGGCCGATCCTGTCTACCAAGGAGATCATCGAGGACGAGTCGCTGGCCGCCAACGAGATGGTGGTGCGCGTCCCGCACCCGGAGCGCGGCGAGTTCGTGACCGTGGGCAGCCCGTTGAAGCTGTCCGACTCCCGCGTCGAGGTGAGGAGTTCACCGCTGCTCGGCGAGCACAACGAAGAGGTCTACATCGGCGAGCTGGGCCTCGGGGACGAGGAGCTGCGCCTGCTCAAGTCGAACGGAGTGATCTGA